From Planococcus halocryophilus, the proteins below share one genomic window:
- a CDS encoding NUDIX hydrolase yields the protein METEKLRIYDEHRVAQDIASRQTIHEQGYWYETFHCWVISREDEKDMIYLQLRSEDKKDFPGLFDITAAGHLLADETVKDGVREVREELGLKVSFNELISLGTIKDQLAIGGFLDNEHCHCFLYHKKNNHDKTFELQKEEVSGMAKVDFKELAALVAGEKERVEVRGFMSTLEGRRDFKKEISLTDLVPHSSLYWQNIIEQIKLVLRRI from the coding sequence ATGGAAACAGAAAAATTACGTATTTACGATGAACATAGAGTGGCACAAGACATAGCTAGTCGACAGACCATTCATGAACAAGGCTATTGGTACGAAACTTTTCACTGTTGGGTGATTAGCCGTGAGGACGAGAAGGATATGATTTACTTGCAGTTACGCAGTGAAGACAAAAAGGACTTTCCAGGTCTTTTTGATATTACAGCTGCAGGACATCTATTAGCTGATGAAACGGTTAAAGACGGCGTTCGGGAAGTACGTGAAGAGCTTGGACTAAAAGTAAGCTTTAACGAGCTAATTTCTCTTGGAACCATTAAAGACCAACTAGCAATAGGCGGTTTTCTGGATAATGAGCACTGTCATTGCTTCTTATATCACAAAAAAAACAACCATGACAAAACGTTCGAGTTACAAAAGGAAGAAGTATCCGGTATGGCAAAAGTAGATTTTAAAGAATTGGCTGCTTTAGTCGCAGGAGAAAAAGAAAGAGTAGAAGTTAGAGGGTTTATGTCAACGTTAGAAGGTAGACGGGATTTTAAGAAAGAGATTAGCTTAACGGATTTGGTGCCTCATAGCTCTCTTTACTGGCAGAATATTATTGAGCAAATCAAGTTAGTATTGAGACGGATTTGA
- a CDS encoding DUF3899 domain-containing protein, whose translation MNFKLILFFISLSASFVLSFFLYKQWTLATWFDALFLIGLLLIMIYSMMVLIEGQFFTTFLKSTRNFFAKTNKKDQLIRESEKRSLESVSFRKEFPNRLAFLQIGLLFSIGSLLVSSAIYFLS comes from the coding sequence ATGAATTTCAAACTTATTTTATTTTTTATTTCGTTAAGTGCTTCGTTCGTTTTATCTTTCTTTCTATATAAGCAATGGACTCTTGCGACTTGGTTTGACGCTTTATTTTTAATAGGACTTTTATTAATTATGATTTATTCGATGATGGTATTGATCGAAGGTCAGTTTTTTACAACGTTCTTAAAAAGCACTCGAAATTTTTTCGCAAAAACAAATAAAAAAGATCAACTTATTCGAGAAAGTGAAAAACGTTCTTTGGAATCCGTAAGTTTCCGCAAAGAATTTCCTAATCGCTTAGCTTTTTTACAAATAGGACTCCTTTTTTCTATCGGTAGTTTACTCGTTTCTTCTGCTATCTATTTTTTGAGTTAA
- a CDS encoding peptide ABC transporter substrate-binding protein, with the protein MWRDRKTQIFMVMIAFVLFLAGCNFNSSDSSNEESGGSEGEAGQVLNISTAADIPTLDSTKAHDGIAFTVLNNVNEGLYRQDENHEPIEALVTDHTENEDKTVHTFTLRDSNWSNGEPVTAQDFEYAWKRVMKDASPYSFMFVTAGIKNAEAIMNEEMDAEDLGVKAIDEKTLEVTLEAANPLFQSLMTFPTFLPQNQKFVEEQGDQYALEAENILFNGPFTLVDWTHEQGWKYEKNEDYWDAEAVKLDAINAYVVKDPAAGINLYETNKVDRVVLSSEAVDQNKGDENFETILEPEIFFLRFNHNHPVLGNENIRKAVNMAIDKESLTEVILKDGSTALNGVVPKGFFTSPAGEDFRDLNGDFNTGTIEEAQKLWEQGLEETGATDVTVSINIADSEDHKKVAEYIQAQLKDNLPGFNLDIKAVPFAQRLEIEKAIEYDLSLSSWGPDYSDPMTYLDMWLEGGSANRMDYSNEKIQELVASARTETDLEKRYQMLLDIEKVLLEEDAAIAPLYQGGTAVLMRSKIKNLLVHPTGASFSYKWVTIEE; encoded by the coding sequence ATGTGGAGAGATAGAAAGACGCAAATTTTCATGGTCATGATTGCATTTGTTTTATTTTTAGCAGGCTGTAACTTTAATTCTTCAGACAGTTCAAATGAAGAAAGTGGCGGCTCAGAAGGGGAAGCTGGACAAGTATTAAACATCTCAACTGCAGCAGACATCCCTACGTTAGATTCTACAAAAGCACATGACGGAATCGCCTTTACGGTATTGAATAACGTCAATGAAGGTCTTTACCGCCAAGACGAAAACCATGAACCAATTGAAGCTTTAGTAACAGACCATACAGAAAATGAAGACAAAACTGTCCATACGTTTACATTGCGTGATTCGAACTGGAGTAACGGAGAACCAGTTACTGCACAAGATTTCGAATATGCTTGGAAACGTGTGATGAAAGATGCAAGTCCATATAGTTTTATGTTTGTTACAGCAGGTATTAAAAATGCTGAAGCCATCATGAACGAAGAAATGGACGCGGAAGATCTAGGAGTTAAAGCAATTGATGAAAAAACGTTGGAAGTTACATTAGAAGCGGCTAACCCGTTGTTCCAATCGTTAATGACGTTCCCAACATTCTTGCCTCAAAACCAAAAATTTGTTGAAGAGCAAGGCGATCAATATGCATTAGAAGCAGAAAACATCCTATTCAACGGACCATTCACATTAGTAGACTGGACGCACGAACAAGGATGGAAATACGAAAAGAACGAAGACTACTGGGATGCAGAGGCAGTTAAGCTAGACGCTATCAATGCATACGTTGTAAAAGACCCGGCAGCTGGTATCAACTTATACGAAACAAATAAAGTTGACCGCGTGGTATTAAGTTCAGAAGCAGTAGATCAAAACAAAGGCGACGAAAACTTTGAAACAATTTTAGAGCCGGAAATCTTTTTCCTTCGCTTTAACCATAACCACCCAGTATTAGGAAACGAAAACATTCGTAAAGCCGTTAACATGGCAATCGACAAAGAAAGTTTAACAGAAGTTATTTTGAAAGACGGTTCTACTGCATTAAACGGTGTCGTTCCAAAAGGCTTCTTTACATCTCCAGCGGGCGAAGATTTCCGTGACTTAAACGGAGATTTCAACACAGGGACAATCGAAGAAGCACAAAAACTGTGGGAGCAAGGACTTGAAGAAACTGGCGCAACAGATGTAACTGTCTCTATCAACATCGCGGACTCAGAAGACCACAAAAAAGTAGCTGAGTATATTCAAGCGCAATTGAAAGACAATCTTCCAGGATTTAACTTAGACATAAAAGCCGTTCCGTTTGCTCAACGTCTAGAAATCGAAAAAGCAATTGAATACGATTTGTCTCTATCTTCATGGGGACCAGATTATAGCGACCCTATGACTTACTTAGATATGTGGTTAGAAGGTGGATCAGCTAACCGTATGGATTATTCAAATGAAAAAATTCAGGAATTGGTCGCATCAGCAAGAACGGAAACGGATCTTGAGAAACGTTACCAAATGTTGTTGGACATTGAAAAAGTCTTGTTAGAAGAAGATGCGGCAATCGCACCTCTTTACCAAGGCGGAACAGCTGTATTGATGAGAAGCAAAATTAAAAATCTATTAGTGCACCCAACAGGCGCTTCATTCTCTTACAAATGGGTGACGATCGAAGAATAA
- a CDS encoding ABC transporter permease, producing MKRYLLQRIGFMLITLFIIVTATFFLMQLLPGTPFTNPEKLTDSQLAILNAKYGLDQPVAMQYIQYIGNLLQGDLGYSFQHEGRTVTSMISDRIGPSAFIGLQALVFGAVIGLLLGIVSALKHNSILDYGSVTLAVLGMSIPSFVFAALLQYYVGVKLGWLPVALWEGYSSTLLPSIALSVTVTATVARFIRSEMLEVIGQDYIITARAKGLKENQVMVKHVIRNALIPVVTMLGPLAVSIMTGTLVIEKIFAVPGLGEQFTLSILVLDYSVIMGITIFYSALFIFVVFVVDIIYSLLDPRINYKGGAA from the coding sequence ATGAAACGTTATTTACTGCAGCGAATTGGCTTTATGCTCATTACACTTTTCATTATTGTCACTGCGACATTTTTCTTAATGCAGCTTTTACCTGGGACACCTTTTACCAATCCAGAAAAGTTAACCGATAGCCAATTAGCGATTTTAAATGCCAAATATGGCCTGGACCAACCAGTTGCCATGCAATACATACAGTACATTGGAAACTTGCTTCAAGGTGATTTAGGTTACTCGTTTCAACATGAAGGACGGACGGTTACAAGCATGATCAGCGACCGGATTGGACCTTCTGCATTTATCGGCCTTCAAGCTTTAGTGTTCGGTGCTGTTATTGGATTGTTGCTCGGAATTGTTTCAGCTTTAAAACATAACTCGATTTTGGATTATGGTTCCGTGACATTGGCTGTGTTGGGAATGTCGATTCCGTCATTCGTCTTTGCGGCGTTGTTGCAATATTACGTTGGCGTTAAATTGGGCTGGTTGCCTGTTGCTTTATGGGAAGGTTACTCCAGTACGCTGTTACCATCCATCGCTTTGTCCGTCACGGTCACAGCGACTGTTGCCAGGTTTATCCGCAGTGAGATGCTTGAAGTAATCGGACAAGATTACATCATCACAGCGAGAGCAAAAGGATTAAAAGAAAACCAAGTAATGGTCAAACACGTGATCCGCAATGCGCTAATTCCGGTTGTGACGATGTTAGGGCCGCTAGCGGTATCAATCATGACAGGTACGTTAGTTATCGAAAAGATATTCGCCGTACCAGGGCTAGGTGAACAATTCACGTTATCGATTCTTGTGCTCGACTACAGCGTAATTATGGGAATCACCATCTTTTATAGTGCGTTGTTTATTTTTGTGGTCTTTGTTGTCGATATCATTTACAGCTTATTGGATCCACGCATTAAT